The DNA region GACAAAAATAATTTTGCAGCATTTATATCTGTTGGTTTATTGTAAAATATACGATAAGCATCAAACAAGATGGAAAGCGCATCGATATCAGTACGTGTGGCTTTTCGAATGATCATTTTAAGTTTTTTTAAAATATTTATTTAAATACGAATTAATTTTAGGAATGGCAAGCACCAAATGAATGAATGCAAATAAAATCGAACCTGGTAAAATCAAGCGAACTAGTTTTTCGAAGCTTTGGAAATTATTTACGTCATTAAAATTGGCTACCAAACTGAATTCGTGTTCTGAAAAATTTATTTTAACGGATAAAAATACTGCAATGAGTGCAAAATGAAACCCATTGACAAATAAATGCAAGATGTATTCCCAACGAGGTAGTCCGCCCATAAAGGCACGACTGTCTTTTTCAGCGTATGCATCGATTCCTAAAACAAGGAGGTCCAATAAAACGATCCCGTTCCCTAATATAAATCCGAAGCTGTGATGATGGTTTAGAAAAAGAAAGTAGAGAATGAGTGGAAAAAAAATAGCCCGTAAGGTGTGGGTTAAATGTTCTAACCGGCTATCAGACTGGTTTTGAAGTTGGTATCTTATTAAATGTAAGTACAAGCCATCAAATAAAGCCAATAGTGCAACCAGTAAGAGTAAAACAGATAGTATCAAAAATGCCATTTCCATAGCCAGGGTAAAAATAGCTTATTTTTATTTTACCCTGGAATAAGCCAGCGATGGCTGAAAGTAATATCTAAATAAGTTCAGAGACTTCATGTATTTTAGTGCTTTTAAAAGCCATATGATTCGTATAGAAAAACAGTTTCAAGCACCCATTACGAAAGTTTGGGATGCCATTTCCAACAAGGATACCATGAAAAAATGGTATTTTGATATTCCTGATTTTGAACTTCAAGTCGGTCATGAATTCAATTTTTTGGCCGGACCACCTGATGGCAAGGAATGGCATCATCGATGCGTAATTCGCAAGCTGGTTCCTGAAAAAATATTGAGTCATAGCTGGACCTATCCCGGATATGAAGGGGAAACCTTGGTTACCTGGGAATTAATTAAGGTATCAGATGAAGTAACGCAGGTTAATTTTTGTCAAGAATTCATCGTGCCTTTTCCGGAAGAAGTCGACGAACTTCATCAAGAAAATTTTCAAGAAGGTTGGACTTATATAATTAATATTGGATTGAAAGAGTTTTTGGAAAACGAATAGATCTAAAAAATTGTGATATAATCTTTGATCACAACGGTTTTGGAGCATTTTTAAATTTCTTATATTTTCCAAGTATATTTCCGATGAAAAAAGTAATTGGTATAATTAGTTTTTTAACAATAAAAGGTAATCCAATCAATCCGTATTCATTTTTATACCTGGTCATAAGATATGCGGAATCAAAAGCTTCTGGTCGGTTTGATCCCGATTTACGTTGTGCAGCATACAGGGTATCTAAAAAGAATACAATGCTGTTAACTGGTTTTACCCAGGCATCGATGATGAGTTCATCATCCCCAACATTCCAAAATCGATGAGGGGTATTTCTATAAAAGATGATGGATTGACCTGCGGTATAAATTTTTGGTTCTTGTCCATATACCTGGCAAGCTGCCTTCCCTTGTAAAATTGTAAAGCCTTCATCTTGTAAATAATGAACATGCATGGCTGGCCCGGCATTTGGAGTACAGTGACCTTCAATAATTATTTTAGAAGCATCTGGTTCATGAACAATTTCTTTAAAAATTATTTTTTCTCCCTGACCGCTTTCAATTGTGTAAGGTAAAAGATATTTCATTTGGTATTGGATTAATTAATTTAATTTGAAGCGCTTACAGTTGGAAGAATTACAGTTTTTTCAATTTTATTTTCCACGGGATCTAAAGAGTTTAAATAGCGATAAATTGCTTTTAAATCCAAATCATCCATTCTGCTAAATGATCCCCAGGGCATGGGACTGCCTTTATGAACGCGACCGGCTCTAAAACGGGCCACAAAGGCATTTTCACCCCAATCAGATATAATTCCGGTTGTTGGATGAGGAGTTAAATTTGGTGAAATGAATGCAACGCCATCACTAAAAGCATCCGCTTCATAATACATGCCTCCTGCAAAAGGTTTTCCAATTAATTCACCAGTCTTCATATCTCGGTTTGTGTGACAACCAACACAATCTGCTACAGAATTTGCTAAGTATTTTCCATAGCTTATGCTGGTATCCCTGATAATTGATTTGGGTGGATTTCCTTTTGTGCCCTCCGGTTTAATTAAATTGAAAGCCACCAAAGCTTTGCCCAGAAAATTTATTTCACTTCGTTTTACCTGATGCTTTACAGGAGCTTGTGATTTTAAAAATGAAACGATTGCTGTTAAATCTTCATCTGTCAAATCATGAAAGGACATAAAAGGGGCAATGAATCGATTGTCATATCCAACCATGTAACGCAACGTACGTGCAATTTCTCCGTCTGTTAAATTCCCGATTCCAGTTTCTTTATCTGGTGTAATATTTGGTGCTCGGAATGTTCCGGGTGGAATTGATAATTCCCAACCTCCGCTTAAAGGCATTAAATCACCTTTTTCCACATCCATGTATTTGTCCATTGGCACATGACAGGTACCACAATGTGCAGGGCCATAGGCCAGATATTTTCCACGCGCAATGACAGCAGAATCGCTACTGGCTATAATGTTTGGATAGGGTGCGGTAAATGTTTTATTTGAGTTGAATTGTACATATGTGAAAAAACCTATTACTAAAAGCAATAAAGTCAGGCCTAGCCATTTTAATACATTCAATATTGTTTTCATGATATGAAATATTTATTAAATTTATGAAGCAAAATTAGTATCAACTTGCTTCGGTTTCAATCAGCAAATCTGCTGAATCTTACTACGCAGATTTTCGTATTCTTGGTGAATAATTTTTAGGGAGTTGTTGCAATTGAACAATGTTGCGATGCTGCAATCCTGAAATGCTACAATGTTTACATGCAAGAATTAATTTTTTTAAATGAATCCGATTGAAATAGCAAGTTACCGAAGGTGTCCCGCCGAGGTAGGAGAGAATGTTTCTTGAATGTCAAAAGTAGGAAGGAGGGCAGTCTATAGAAAAGAAGTCTTTTAGAGAAATGCTGCAATGCTGCAATTCTGCAATTCTGCAATGTTACGATGGATTAATAGAGAATGTTTCTTGAATGTCAAAAGTAGGAAGGAGGGCAGTCTATAGAAAAGAAGTCTTTTAGAGAAATGCTGCAATTCTGCAATGTTACGATGGATTAAAAGAGAATGTTTCTTGAATGACAAAAGTAGGAAGGAGGGAAGTCTATAGAAAAGAAGTCTTTTAGAGAAATGCTGCAATGCTGCAATTATGCAATGTTACGATGGATTAAAAATGCAAATAATTAATGCAATTGCAAATACACTAATTTTTTTTCCTGGAAATAGGCTTCTGGAAATTTTTTATAGATATCGTAGGTTTCAAAATAGGCTTGTTTTTTTATTTCACGAATTTCTTCGACAAGATCACCGCCTTTGTAAGCTATGATGCCATTAGGTAAAGCAGTGACTGAATCTCGAAGCAACAAAGGTTTTGAATATTGAACCAATTGATTTAAACTGCAAACCGCCCGGCTCACAATAAAGTGAAATTTTTCTCTGCAATCTTCTGCCCGAAGATGAAAGGCTTTTAAATTTTTTATTCCTAAATGTTCAGCAATTTCAACAAGAACTTTAATTTTTTTACCAGTCCCGTCAATGGCTGTAAATTGTATTTCCGGATAGTAAATTGCCAAAGGAATGGCTGGAAAACCTCCTCCTGTACCCAAATCTAAGATCTTGCATTTGGCATTCCAGTTTACGAATGCAGTGATGCTTAATGAATGCAATACATGATGCAAATAAAATGATTCCATATCTTTTCTTGAAATGACATTTATTTTTGCATTTTGCTCTTCATACAATGCTTTTAATTTCAACAAAGCCATTCGTTGATCTTTTGTAATATCCGGAAAGTAACGATCGATCGTTTCCATTTACCAATGCTTTTTTTTAATCCAAAGAAATGGAAATTGAAAAATTAAGTGTAAACAATACAAAATTTGCAAAATTGGAAAAAAATTACAAAGATTTTTCTCTTTAAATAGTTTCAATTTAGAACAGAATACCGGCCAGCTAACTAATAAGTGACAAACATACAACGTAGATGCAATTAAATAGTTTTTTTGAATGAGTAAATAAAAAATGCAAGCGTACAATCCGATAAACGAAATAAAATAAAATAGCAGCAGAAGGCGTGACCTCAAATTGTAATGAAGAGCTGCCGCATAGTGTCTCCATCGTTGCCTAAAGTAATCAATATAGCTGGATTTGGCATCCGTAAATATAAATGATTCAGGATTTAGACACAGACCGGTATTATCCGAATTCGAGCGTGCATTAATGAGTAAATCATCATCCCCATACATTCGTTCACTTTGCAAAGCTTGTTGGTTGAATATGGATCTGTGGTACATTAGATTTCGTCCGCTGCCCATATAAGGAAATCCAGCATGCGAAGCAGCAAAAAACTGAAGGGTATTAAAACAACATTCGAATCGAATGAATTGATTTAAAATGCCTGGAACATATAGGTAGGGTGCATACCCAAGTATGATTTTCTGATCTTTAGTAATACCCTGCATCATTGACTGTAACCAGTTTTTTCCTTCAGGCTTGCAATCTGCATCCGTAAGGGCTAACCACTCATAACGTGCATTTGAAATTCCTAAGGTCAGCGCTTGTTTTTTACCAGCCTGTGTTTTCTGATTTTTAAAGTAGCTGATTTTAGGTTCATTTTGAGAAATTTCGCGGATCCATGATTCCAATCCATCGCTTGAATCATCATCAACAATCAAAAGTTCAAATTGAGGATATTGCTGTTCTAGAAACAAATGAAGGTTGTTTTTGAACACAGGAAATTGATTTCGAATACAAATTATAATAGACACCGGAGGCCATTCCGCCTTGGCATTCTTTTGAACAGGTATTATTAACCGGTTGTAAATCAATAACCAATATATTGAGAAAATTCCCAAACATCCAAAACCAATAAATACTATTAAGGTATTCACAGGAATAAAGGTAAAAAATTCAATCAGAGCTTTAAATATTAAAAAAATATGTAATATGTTTGCAGTTGATTCTCTACCAAAAAATCAATTTTAACCTATGATTCGTGCAATTTTATTGACTTTTCTACTCATTTCTGGTTTGAACGCTTTTGCTCAAATGCAATTCCAGGGACAATCACTTTATGGCAATGAATGGATTCGACCCAATCAAAGCTATCTTAAATTTAAAATTTCTGAAGATGGTATGTACCGGATTAGTTACCAGGATTTACATCAAGCTGGTTTTCCATTGGGCGCCGTAGAACTCAACAAATTGCATATAATTACTTTAGCTCAGGATGTAAAGCTCATTCGTTCTACCGATGGACTGATGGGAACGGATGATTACATATTGTTTTATGGAAAGAAAAATCGGGGAGAACTTGATACACCTTTGTTTTCCGACCCAACAGGCTTGATGAATCCGGAATACAGCATGCATACAGATACTGCTGCATATTATTTGACCTGGGACAATACCATCAACCCAAATGGAATTGAGAGAATTCAAAATGATTTATCAGCGCCTTTGCCAAAGGATGCTTATTATTTAAAAACGCAATTGGATGTTTTTTCTGAGCTTTCTTTCAAACGAGGAGTGGGATATGGAAATGCACAAAAATTTCCATTATTTGATGCCTGTCAGGGCTATGCAACGGATCATTTTAAAAGCCGTGAATTTGAATTAAAATTTAAACATTTAAACAAATCAGGTCCGGATGCTAAAATTGTAACACGAATAGGAGGTTATGGTGAAGATAATTCCGCTCACAAACTAAATTTTCTACTTGATGGACAAGCAATAGATGATGATTTATTTGCTGGTTATAAAGTTCGTATAAAAGAAATCAATCGCAATGTTACTGATTTGAGTGAGTCCATGCGTTTGGGAATCGAAGCGGTTTCAAATCCGGAGGATCAAATCGTGGTAGCAAGCATTGAGTACACATATCCTGCAGAGTTTATTTTCGATCAAAATAAATTTGCAAAAATAAAATTAGGTTCAGGCCCCATTCGAAAATATCTTGAAATTGAAGATTTTGATGGAGGAACAGAATTATTTGTATATGATATCACAAACCAATATTATCTAAAAAGTATTCGGGAAGCCAATGGCATATATAAAATTACGATTCCGGAATCATCCGTAGAGCGGGAATTGATCTTGTTTAATGAATCCGCCATTAAATCAATTTCTTCATTGCAATCAATGCAATTTTTAGATATTCAGCCGGGAGATTATAATTATTTAATCTTATATCATCCAAATTTAACGGATGATGGACATGGAATCAATTATGTTCAGGAATACGCAGATTACAGAGCCTCACAAGCGGGAGGTTCTTATAAAGTTGCCTTAGTAAATGTTGAATCACTTTATGATGTATTTGCATATGGAATCCACACCCACCCACTTGGAGTTAAAAATTTTGTTCAATATGCAAAAACGATTTGGCCTAACTTAAATTATTGTTTAGTGATTGGAAAAGGATTGGAATATCCTTATTACCGAAAAAATGGAATAGACCCCAATTTCTTTTTTGTACCGACATTTTCATCTCCAGCAGCAGATATCATGTTGGTAACGGATAATCAAAATGAAGCGCTGTGTGCATTTGGAAGATTGCCGGTCATCAATGGCACAGAAATTAAAAATTATTTGGACAAAGTAAAATCTCACGAAAATTATTTGCGGATTGCAAATCATACCATTGAAGAAAAGGAATGGGAAAAACGTGTGGTGCATTTATCAGGTGGAGATCCTAGCATCTATACACAAATTAGTGGCCAGTTAAATGGCATGGAACAAGTTATAGAGGAAAATTTATTTGGAGCTAATGTTCAAACATTTTATAAGCAAAGTAGCAGTACCATTGAAGTAGCTAATAGTGAGAAATTAAAAAATTCAATCAATGAAGGAAGTTCGATCATTGCTTTTATGGGACATTCAGCTGCAATTCGCCTGGATTTTAATTTGGAGAATGTAGATTCATATAAAAACAAAGACAGATACCATTTATTTATGGCAATGGGTTGTTATGCTGGTTCGATGTTTGCTCCCAATCGATCCATTAGTGAAGATCACAACCTGGCCCCTGAAAAAGGTTCCATTGTTTATCTGGCAAATACCACTGCAGGTTTCCCGGATATTTTGGGAGTTTATGGTTCTGAATTTTATAAACAAATCGGTACTAAATTTTATGGTGGAGCGATTGGAGATGCCATCCGTGAAACCTATCACAACATGAAGAATCAGGGCGGTGAACGATTGTTGACTCAAGCCTATTCTACAAGTTTTAATGGGGATCCGGCAGTAAAATTGAATGTAAATACATTCCAGGATTATACCATTGATGCAAAATCTGTCCGAACAAATCCTGCACTCGTATTTAATAATCAGAAAGAATTTGAATTTAATTTTGAAGTCGTCAATTTGGGCGCTTATACAAAGGATAGTATTCTGATTAATATTGATATCCGCCAGGCAAATGGTAAAATTGTTCCTGTAACAGCTTTCAAAATTGCTACTCCATCAACCCGTCGCCTTGTTAGTGTTAAAATTCCTATGAATGGTGAAGAATCGATTGGTTACAATAGCATTTATGTAAAATTAGACGGAGCCAATGAATTAGCTGAAGGACCTTTAGCAGATGCAGAAAATAATAATGAGTTAATTATTCAAGGACAACGCGGATATAGTTTATATATTTTTGGAAATGAAGCTCGTCCTGTATTTCCTCAGGAATTTTCAATAGTCAGTGAAGACAATTTGAAATTGATAGCTTCGAACGGGAATACACTGGCTGCAAATGGAAGCTATTTTATTGAATTGGATACGACTGAATATTTCAACAGCTCATTAAAACTGTCAACACAAATTCAACAAACCGGTGGAGTAATTAGCTGGACGCCCAATATCAATTTAATGCCAGACCAGGTGTACTATTGGAGAATTGCGCCTGACAGCACCGGATCTGGAGTTTTCGCGTGGAGAAATTCATCCTTCATTTACGTTCCGGGAAGCTCACCAGGTTGGAATCAATCACATTATTTTCAGCATAAGAAAAATGATTTTTATAAAATGAATTTAAACGAACCGGATCGTCAGTTTAAATATGCTGAATCTTTTGTAGAAATTCGTGCAAATAATGGATACATTGAATTGCCAACTTACATCAGACCTCGAGTATATGTTGGCACAGACGTAGCAGCTGATTATGATTATTGGAATTACAGTTCGGATTTTTCAGGGATTGTTGTCAATGTATTTGACCCAATTACAGGAAAAATGTGGATTAATCAAAGTGGTGGAGATTTTAATAGTTTAAATCATCCTGGGTATATTAATAAACCATTTTTTGTATTTAAGACTTCCAACCAGGCAGAGCGCGCCGCATTAATCCAATTTTTAGAACAGTACATTCCAAATGATCACGTTGTGATTTTTAGCACAATGACACAATATCAAAATTCATATTATCCGGAATTGTGGGAATCGGATGGTCCAAATAATTTATACACTGTATTGGAACGATTTGGAGCAAAAGAAATTCGAAGTTTAAGATCTTTCAGCTCTGTGCCTTACATCATGATATTCCGAAAAGGAAGACCAGAGTTTGAAGTAAGGGAAAGTATTGGAAACTTTATGGATGAAAATGAAATTTCTCATTCTTTTACAATTCCGCAAACTTCAGGATCTGTGCAATCCAGAATTATTGGTCCTGCAAAATCCTGGTCAAACTTTTTGTGGGATCATAAAAACTTTAATGGCGCCGAAGATGTACAGGAAATAAATATTTATGGTGTAGATGCTATTGGAAATGAAACCAAGCTCGTTGGTCCAATAACAGATAAATTGTATGATTTATCGGGTGTAAATTCTGCACTGTTTCCAAAATTAAAACTTGAATGGAAAACAACTGATACCATCAAGCGTTCAACACCGGAATTGGATTATTGGCGTGTGCTTTACAAGGGACTTCCGGATGCAGCTTTTAATCCAAGTAAATATTATAAAAAAGCCAAGGATACAATCAATCAGGGGGATGTATTGGATTTGGAAATTCTGGCACAAAATATTGGGGCTGCTGATATGGATAGTTTGTTGGTAAAATTTACGGTTGTTAGTCAAAGCAATCAGCAAACAGTAACTTACAAACGGTTTGCCTCTATGGCAAGCCTGGCTTTCCAAAAAATTCCATTTAGCTTTAATTCATCAAAAATATATGGAGCCTATAAATTGTTTATTGAATTAAATCCAAAC from Saprospiraceae bacterium includes:
- a CDS encoding cupin domain-containing protein, with the protein product MKYLLPYTIESGQGEKIIFKEIVHEPDASKIIIEGHCTPNAGPAMHVHYLQDEGFTILQGKAACQVYGQEPKIYTAGQSIIFYRNTPHRFWNVGDDELIIDAWVKPVNSIVFFLDTLYAAQRKSGSNRPEAFDSAYLMTRYKNEYGLIGLPFIVKKLIIPITFFIGNILGKYKKFKNAPKPL
- the rsmG gene encoding 16S rRNA (guanine(527)-N(7))-methyltransferase RsmG, with translation METIDRYFPDITKDQRMALLKLKALYEEQNAKINVISRKDMESFYLHHVLHSLSITAFVNWNAKCKILDLGTGGGFPAIPLAIYYPEIQFTAIDGTGKKIKVLVEIAEHLGIKNLKAFHLRAEDCREKFHFIVSRAVCSLNQLVQYSKPLLLRDSVTALPNGIIAYKGGDLVEEIREIKKQAYFETYDIYKKFPEAYFQEKKLVYLQLH
- a CDS encoding cytochrome C codes for the protein MKTILNVLKWLGLTLLLLVIGFFTYVQFNSNKTFTAPYPNIIASSDSAVIARGKYLAYGPAHCGTCHVPMDKYMDVEKGDLMPLSGGWELSIPPGTFRAPNITPDKETGIGNLTDGEIARTLRYMVGYDNRFIAPFMSFHDLTDEDLTAIVSFLKSQAPVKHQVKRSEINFLGKALVAFNLIKPEGTKGNPPKSIIRDTSISYGKYLANSVADCVGCHTNRDMKTGELIGKPFAGGMYYEADAFSDGVAFISPNLTPHPTTGIISDWGENAFVARFRAGRVHKGSPMPWGSFSRMDDLDLKAIYRYLNSLDPVENKIEKTVILPTVSASN
- a CDS encoding glycosyltransferase, which gives rise to MNTLIVFIGFGCLGIFSIYWLLIYNRLIIPVQKNAKAEWPPVSIIICIRNQFPVFKNNLHLFLEQQYPQFELLIVDDDSSDGLESWIREISQNEPKISYFKNQKTQAGKKQALTLGISNARYEWLALTDADCKPEGKNWLQSMMQGITKDQKIILGYAPYLYVPGILNQFIRFECCFNTLQFFAASHAGFPYMGSGRNLMYHRSIFNQQALQSERMYGDDDLLINARSNSDNTGLCLNPESFIFTDAKSSYIDYFRQRWRHYAAALHYNLRSRLLLLFYFISFIGLYACIFYLLIQKNYLIASTLYVCHLLVSWPVFCSKLKLFKEKNLCNFFPILQILYCLHLIFQFPFLWIKKKHW
- a CDS encoding SRPBCC domain-containing protein, with protein sequence MIRIEKQFQAPITKVWDAISNKDTMKKWYFDIPDFELQVGHEFNFLAGPPDGKEWHHRCVIRKLVPEKILSHSWTYPGYEGETLVTWELIKVSDEVTQVNFCQEFIVPFPEEVDELHQENFQEGWTYIINIGLKEFLENE